The region ATCGTCGCCGCGCACCTGCTGCCGCGGTGGGGCGCGATCAGCGACGCCTACCCGGGCGCGCCCGCCGCGGCCGGCGTCACCGCGCTGTCCTGGGTGACCGCGGTCGCGGAGGCGGCGGCCGCGCTGGCGTTCGCCTGGTACGGGTGGCAGGCGCTGCGCGCCGTTCGCGCTGGGCGAACACCCGCCGCCGCCTGACGTCCCCGTTCCTGTCACACCCGGGTGTGAGCATGCGGGCATGGAGACGTTGACGTTCACCGGGATGCCGCGGCGGCTGTTCGGCGTGTCCGCGTCGTCGCTCGGCGCGTGGCTCGACTGCCCGCGGCGGTACCGGTTCGCCTACGTCGACCGGCCCGCGCCGCCGCGCGGGCGCGCGTTCGCGCACGGCTCGGTCGGGGCCAGCGTGCACAACGCGTTGCGCGAGTGGTGGCTGGCGCCGCGCGAGCGGCGCACGCCGGAGGCGGCGGCCACGGGGGTCGACCTCGCCTGGATCCCCGAGGGGTTCCGCGACGCCGAGCAGTCGGAGACCTGGCGCGCGCGGGCGCGCGAGTGGGTCAGCGCCTACGTCGCCGGCGTCGACCCGGCCGACGAGCCGCGGTCGGTGGAGCGCAACGTCGCCGCGCGCTACCGCGACACGCAGGTCAAGGGGCGGCTCGACCGGCTGGACGAGCGCGACGGCGAGCTGGTCGTCGTCGACTACAAGACCGGCCGCCGCGGCGTGAGCGGCGACGAGGCGCGCGGGTCGTGGGCGCTGGCGATCTACGCGTACGCCGTGGAGCGGACGTTGCGGCGGCCGTGCCGGCGGGTGGAGCTGCACCACGTGCCGACGGGGGAGGTGGTGGCGCACGAGTTCACGGTGGAGTCGTTGCGCCGCCAGCTCGACCGGATCGACGCGGCGGCGGAGGAGGTGCGAGCGGCCGTCGCGGCGGTCGCCGACGCGTCGCCCGGGGAGGCGGCGGGCGCGGCGGAGGCGGCGTTCCCGGCGCGGCCGTCGCCGGGGTGCGCGTGGTGCGACTTCCACCGCTCGTGCGCGGCCGGGCAGG is a window of Mycobacteriales bacterium DNA encoding:
- a CDS encoding PD-(D/E)XK nuclease family protein gives rise to the protein METLTFTGMPRRLFGVSASSLGAWLDCPRRYRFAYVDRPAPPRGRAFAHGSVGASVHNALREWWLAPRERRTPEAAATGVDLAWIPEGFRDAEQSETWRARAREWVSAYVAGVDPADEPRSVERNVAARYRDTQVKGRLDRLDERDGELVVVDYKTGRRGVSGDEARGSWALAIYAYAVERTLRRPCRRVELHHVPTGEVVAHEFTVESLRRQLDRIDAAAEEVRAAVAAVADASPGEAAGAAEAAFPARPSPGCAWCDFHRSCAAGQAAVPRARDPWAGLGGEA